The Celeribacter marinus genome window below encodes:
- a CDS encoding aldehyde dehydrogenase family protein yields MARDLTPDEKATADAMLARARTAMDDMSDYTQEQVDRLAQALGWNCGNEETFVRIAQMGVDESGIGDRAGRVGKRGKILGVLRDALRGKSVGIIEEDPEKGLTKIGKPAGVIASLIPTTNPELTPPVTGIYAIKCKDAVIFSPHPRAAKTTFEMVRVMRETLAKLGAPRDMFQCVETPSIPLTNYLMSICDLTMATGGKPMVQAAYSSGKPAYGVGAGNATMVIDADADVAEAAMNSRISKTSDFGSGCSADGNLIISENIYDEMKAALISEGGYLCNADEKALLAGALWKEDGGRRIETVAIAAQDIATFAGFTIPDDRKFIMVEQEAIGKEHKFSGEKLSVTMALYKFTNFEDAKAKVRAIYEVGGKGHSCGIYSFNEDHILQHAMNAPVSRIMVRQPQSKANAGAFNNGMPMTSSLGCGVWGGNVTNENVSLKHYMNVTWVARPIAEDRPSDAELFGEFYNTEVM; encoded by the coding sequence ATGGCCAGAGACCTCACACCGGACGAAAAAGCAACCGCGGACGCCATGCTCGCGCGCGCGCGCACCGCAATGGACGACATGTCCGACTACACCCAAGAGCAGGTGGACCGTTTGGCACAGGCTTTGGGGTGGAACTGCGGCAATGAGGAAACCTTTGTGCGGATCGCGCAAATGGGCGTGGACGAAAGCGGCATTGGGGACCGTGCGGGGCGCGTTGGCAAACGCGGTAAAATCCTTGGCGTCCTGCGCGATGCGCTACGCGGAAAATCCGTAGGTATTATTGAGGAAGACCCCGAAAAAGGTCTGACCAAAATCGGCAAACCTGCGGGTGTCATTGCCTCCTTGATCCCCACAACGAACCCGGAACTCACACCTCCGGTGACCGGTATCTACGCAATTAAATGTAAGGACGCTGTGATTTTCTCCCCCCACCCGCGTGCGGCGAAAACCACGTTCGAAATGGTGCGGGTGATGCGCGAGACATTGGCAAAACTGGGCGCGCCGCGCGACATGTTCCAATGCGTTGAAACCCCGTCAATTCCGCTCACCAACTACCTGATGAGCATCTGCGATCTGACCATGGCCACGGGCGGAAAACCTATGGTCCAAGCCGCATATTCGTCGGGCAAACCCGCCTATGGCGTGGGGGCGGGCAATGCGACGATGGTGATCGACGCGGACGCCGATGTGGCCGAGGCCGCGATGAATTCGCGTATCTCCAAAACCTCAGATTTCGGTTCTGGCTGTTCGGCGGATGGTAACCTGATCATCTCCGAAAACATCTATGACGAGATGAAAGCGGCGCTGATTTCCGAGGGCGGCTACCTGTGTAACGCCGATGAAAAAGCTCTACTTGCCGGGGCGTTATGGAAAGAGGACGGCGGACGGCGCATTGAAACGGTCGCCATTGCCGCCCAAGACATCGCCACATTCGCAGGCTTCACCATCCCTGATGACCGCAAATTCATTATGGTCGAACAAGAGGCCATCGGCAAAGAGCACAAGTTCTCGGGCGAAAAACTCTCTGTCACAATGGCGCTTTACAAATTCACCAACTTTGAAGACGCGAAGGCCAAGGTGCGCGCGATCTATGAGGTTGGCGGCAAGGGGCATTCGTGCGGAATTTACTCGTTCAATGAGGATCACATCTTGCAGCACGCGATGAATGCGCCCGTCTCGCGCATCATGGTGCGTCAGCCGCAATCCAAAGCCAACGCAGGGGCATTCAACAACGGCATGCCCATGACATCCTCGCTCGGGTGTGGCGTCTGGGGCGGCAACGTCACCAACGAAAACGTCTCGCTCAAGCATTACATGAACGTCACATGGGTCGCGCGTCCAATTGCCGAAGATCGCCCGTCCGACGCGGAGCTGTTCGGCGAATTCTATAACACGGAGGTGATGTAA
- a CDS encoding sugar phosphate isomerase/epimerase family protein — MSHDFALSYLTVPGLTPPEQTYIAADAGYDYVSYRLFHLGVAGEPDIDPASPQVIRETKAALAATGMKVFDIELFRILRTLDPKSFLPAFEAGAELGAKQAICSAWTDVRNDRSFIVERFAEICELARPFGITVNLEFPAFSRLSSLEECLEILDRTRAPNQGLLVDTLYMHFNKAPLFALERVPSEWINFLHICDAGDVMYTKDDMIHIARDARLYPGEGAIDFSAINYLFPNLPLSIELPHAARMAELGPLEHARRCVDAAQSLFNGRETPARTATLG; from the coding sequence ATGAGCCACGACTTTGCCCTGTCCTATCTCACGGTTCCTGGTCTGACGCCGCCCGAGCAAACCTATATCGCCGCAGATGCCGGCTATGACTATGTGTCCTACCGCCTGTTTCATTTGGGTGTCGCAGGCGAGCCGGACATTGATCCCGCCTCACCCCAAGTGATCCGCGAGACCAAAGCCGCCTTGGCCGCAACAGGGATGAAGGTGTTTGATATCGAGCTGTTTCGCATTTTGCGCACTCTTGATCCAAAATCATTCCTCCCCGCGTTTGAGGCAGGGGCGGAACTCGGCGCGAAACAGGCCATTTGTTCGGCATGGACGGATGTGCGCAACGATCGCAGTTTCATTGTCGAGCGGTTTGCGGAAATCTGTGAACTGGCCCGTCCGTTCGGGATCACCGTGAACCTTGAATTTCCCGCATTCTCGCGGCTCTCCTCGCTTGAGGAGTGTCTCGAAATCCTCGACCGCACCCGCGCCCCGAACCAAGGTTTACTTGTCGATACGCTCTACATGCACTTTAACAAAGCGCCGCTATTTGCCCTAGAACGCGTGCCATCGGAATGGATCAATTTCCTGCACATCTGTGATGCGGGCGACGTGATGTATACCAAAGACGATATGATCCACATCGCGCGCGATGCACGGTTGTATCCTGGCGAGGGCGCAATTGATTTTTCCGCCATCAACTATTTGTTCCCCAACCTGCCCTTGTCGATCGAGTTGCCCCATGCCGCACGCATGGCCGAACTTGGACCGCTTGAGCACGCGCGCCGCTGTGTTGATGCCGCACAATCCCTATTTAACGGGCGCGAAACACCCGCCCGCACCGCAACTCTGGGCTAA